The following are encoded together in the Argopecten irradians isolate NY chromosome 5, Ai_NY, whole genome shotgun sequence genome:
- the LOC138323948 gene encoding ribosomal L1 domain-containing protein 1-like isoform X1, translating to MGEMKKEKKVTKIKEKKMKQKPVEATKKQEEESKVTEKTEQKTRETKTERWQKTCLEAMDKDEVVKTLQLLLQSVKKGTKKSLLDDEDKKEIHLQFAVKRIPNVKNKILKLRLPHSVWTSEQEVCLIVKDIDKSSREHEVTEQHYKDLLSSKGITCITQIIPLKSLKLEYKPFEAKRNLANMFDLFVADERIVRLLPTLLGRNFYGKKKHPIQVNMTATNLKNEIEKVVFGSRCIITGHGASSTSTIGHSDMSAEQLAENVMKALESISGALPGGASNIQSVYVRTDKSLALPLYATFTSKKEVKLPKKPEKPAPVMGEISTLMDGHVLVTNMGQVKVGKLDEKGQFTTMRRKKIPERKTKRKMEEESDDEMHFEEVEKKKRKTNSKDNKNKTLDNQTDDNVDSVSRMDITVTDEGEPAVEKVKSVKVTSKKGKKEEMENVSTKTAKNKGGEKSLVKKSKLKTSKKGKGITT from the exons ATGGGAGAAATGAAGAAGGAAAAG AAGgtgacaaagatcaaagaaaagaaaatgaagcAGAAACCAGTTGAAGCTACAAAGAAACAAGAA GAGGAATCAAAAGTTACAGAAAAGACAGAACAGAAAACGAGAGAAACAAAAACAGAG AGATGGCAGAAAACCTGTTTGGAGGCCATGGATAAAGATGAG GTGGTGAAAACTTTGCAGTTGTTGTTACAATCGGTGAAAAAAGGCACAAAGAAATCCCTCCTTGATGATGAAGACAAAAAAGAAATTCACCTACAGTTTGCTGTGAAAAGAATTCCTAATGTCAAAAACAAGATTTTGAAGCT GAGGCTTCCTCATTCTGTGTGGACATCAGAACAGGAAGTCTGTCTGATCGTGAAAGATATCGACAAATCTTCAAGGGAACACGAGGTCACAGAACAGCACTACAAAGATCTGTTGTCCTCTAAAGGAATCacctgtataacacag ATCATTCCATTAAAAAGTCTAAAACTTGAATACAAACCTTTTGAGGCCAAACGAAATCTAGCCAATATGTTCGACCTGTTTGTAGCAGATGAAAGAATCGTGCGCCTTTTACCAACTTTGCTTGGGAGAAACTTCTACGGAAAGAAGAA GCATCCAATTCAAGTTAACATGACAGcaacaaatttgaaaaatgaaatagagAAAGTTGTGTTTGGTAGCAGGTGTATCATAACAGGGCATGGAGCATCAAG TACTTCGACTATAGGACACTCGGATATGTCGGCGGAGCAGCTGGCTGAGAATGTGATGAAGGCGTTGGAGTCTATATCTGGGGCTTTACCTGGGGGTGCCAGTAACATACAAAGTGTCTATGTACGCACAGACAAGTCACTAGCTCTTCCTTTGTACGCAACCTTCA CATCCAAAAAAGAAGTGAAACTTCCAAAGAAGCCTGAAAAGCCAGCTCCTGTGATGGGAGAAATCAGCACCCTCATGGATGGCCATGTGCTTGTTACAAATATGGGTCAGGTAAAGGTCGGAAAATTGGACGAAAAAGGACAGTTCACAACCATGAGGAGGAAGAAGATACCAGAAAGAAAGACCAAACGAAAAATGGAGGAAGAGTCAGATGATGAGATGCATTTTGAGGAAGTGGAGAAAAAAAAGAGGAAAACCAATTCAAaagacaacaaaaacaaaacattagaTAACCAAACAGATGACAATGTTGATTCTGTATCAAGAATGGATATAACTGTGACAGATGAAGGTGAGCCAGCTGTGGAAAAAGTCAAGTCTGTTAAAGTTACATCTAAAAAGGGAAAGAAAGAGGAAATGGAAAATGTGTCCACAAAAACTGCGAAAAATAAAGGAGGGGAAAAAAGTTTGGTGAAAAAGTCTAAATTGAAAACGTCAAAGAAAGGTAAAGGCATAACCACATAA
- the LOC138323949 gene encoding soluble calcium-activated nucleotidase 1-like, with protein sequence MSICDSKMSSSSYPSTVHDWMQAIRRPVPYRVGNARLHVKTRTVAYGMLFMSAILILVLYILPTQYIQRNCPDIYPVLHDFNYPFTSPITNESGVHYKIAVVTDLDTDSKSKTDKNTWLSYLLHGTLSISTDQRHVAVSFDLEPKTLKSTWSHGGRGMELSELVVFNGKLYTVDDRTGVVYEIIDNKVIPWVILTDGDGNSQKGFKSEWATVKNGKLYVGGLGKEWTTQTGEVVNLNPQWIKSISATGQIAHHDWHTNYNAMRKATGYGLPGYMIHESSVWSDIHKRWFFLPRRAARTKYDDKIDERRATNMMIIANDKFDDIEIRYIGVKNEVRGFSSFKFIPGTNDQMIVALKSEEVDGNVASYILVFTVKGDIVLHDTKIGDFKFEGIEFI encoded by the exons ATGTCGATTTGTGACAGCAAAATGAGTTCTAGCTCATATCCATCGACCGTCCATGACTGGATGCAGGCCATACGACGCCCAGTACCTTACAGAGTTGGCAATGCACGTCTCCACGTTAAAACGCGCACAGTTGCATATGGGATGTTGTTCATGTCGGCAATTCTTATACTTGTTCTCTACATCCTTCCCACACAATATATACAACGAAATTGTCCAGATATATACCCTGTTTTACATGACTTTAATTATCCATTTACATCCCCAATCACAAATGAATCTGGGGTCCATTATAAAATAGCTGTGGTTACAGATCTGGATACAGATTCTAAGAGTAAAACGGACAAAAATACATGGCTAAGTTACCTGTTACATGGAACTTTGTCAATATCTACAGACCAAAGACATGTTGCTGTGAGTTTTGATTTGGAGCCCAAAACTCTAAAATCCACTTGGAGTCACGGGGGCCGTGGAATGGAATTGTCTGAGCTTGTGGTGTTCAATGGAAAACTGTACACAGTGGATGACAGAACTGGAGTTGTGTATGAGATCATAGACAATAAAGTGATTCCCTGGGTCATACTGACAGATGGGGATGGCAATTCACAAAAAG GTTTCAAGAGTGAGTGGGCAACAGTCAAAAACGGAAAATTATATGTTGGTGGTTTAGGTAAAGAATGGACGACACAAACTGGGGAAGTAGTGAATCTGAACCCTCAATGGATAAAGTCTATCTCGGCCACTGGACAGATTGCACATCACGACTGGCATACAAACTACAATGCTATGAGAAAAGCAACAGGATATGGTCTCCCAG GGTATATGATCCATGAATCCTCTGTTTGGAGCGATATACACAAGCGTTGGTTCTTCCTTCCGCGACGAGCTGCCAGAACTAAGTATGACGACAAGATAGATGAAAGAAGAGCAACAAACATGATGATTATAGCAAACGACAAATTTGATGACATAGAAATAAGATATATAGGTGTTAAAAATGAAGTGAGAGGATTTTCTTCATTCAAATTTATTCCTGGGACAAATGATCAAATGATAGTTGCATTAAAATCAGAGGAAGTCGATGGAAATGTTGCTTCCTATATACTCGTGTTTACTGTTAAGGGGGATATAGTTCTTCATGATACAAAAATAGGAGATTTTAAATTTGAAGGAATAGAATTTATATGA
- the LOC138323948 gene encoding ribosomal L1 domain-containing protein 1-like isoform X2 — MGEMKKEKVTKIKEKKMKQKPVEATKKQEEESKVTEKTEQKTRETKTERWQKTCLEAMDKDEVVKTLQLLLQSVKKGTKKSLLDDEDKKEIHLQFAVKRIPNVKNKILKLRLPHSVWTSEQEVCLIVKDIDKSSREHEVTEQHYKDLLSSKGITCITQIIPLKSLKLEYKPFEAKRNLANMFDLFVADERIVRLLPTLLGRNFYGKKKHPIQVNMTATNLKNEIEKVVFGSRCIITGHGASSTSTIGHSDMSAEQLAENVMKALESISGALPGGASNIQSVYVRTDKSLALPLYATFTSKKEVKLPKKPEKPAPVMGEISTLMDGHVLVTNMGQVKVGKLDEKGQFTTMRRKKIPERKTKRKMEEESDDEMHFEEVEKKKRKTNSKDNKNKTLDNQTDDNVDSVSRMDITVTDEGEPAVEKVKSVKVTSKKGKKEEMENVSTKTAKNKGGEKSLVKKSKLKTSKKGKGITT; from the exons ATGGGAGAAATGAAGAAGGAAAAG gtgacaaagatcaaagaaaagaaaatgaagcAGAAACCAGTTGAAGCTACAAAGAAACAAGAA GAGGAATCAAAAGTTACAGAAAAGACAGAACAGAAAACGAGAGAAACAAAAACAGAG AGATGGCAGAAAACCTGTTTGGAGGCCATGGATAAAGATGAG GTGGTGAAAACTTTGCAGTTGTTGTTACAATCGGTGAAAAAAGGCACAAAGAAATCCCTCCTTGATGATGAAGACAAAAAAGAAATTCACCTACAGTTTGCTGTGAAAAGAATTCCTAATGTCAAAAACAAGATTTTGAAGCT GAGGCTTCCTCATTCTGTGTGGACATCAGAACAGGAAGTCTGTCTGATCGTGAAAGATATCGACAAATCTTCAAGGGAACACGAGGTCACAGAACAGCACTACAAAGATCTGTTGTCCTCTAAAGGAATCacctgtataacacag ATCATTCCATTAAAAAGTCTAAAACTTGAATACAAACCTTTTGAGGCCAAACGAAATCTAGCCAATATGTTCGACCTGTTTGTAGCAGATGAAAGAATCGTGCGCCTTTTACCAACTTTGCTTGGGAGAAACTTCTACGGAAAGAAGAA GCATCCAATTCAAGTTAACATGACAGcaacaaatttgaaaaatgaaatagagAAAGTTGTGTTTGGTAGCAGGTGTATCATAACAGGGCATGGAGCATCAAG TACTTCGACTATAGGACACTCGGATATGTCGGCGGAGCAGCTGGCTGAGAATGTGATGAAGGCGTTGGAGTCTATATCTGGGGCTTTACCTGGGGGTGCCAGTAACATACAAAGTGTCTATGTACGCACAGACAAGTCACTAGCTCTTCCTTTGTACGCAACCTTCA CATCCAAAAAAGAAGTGAAACTTCCAAAGAAGCCTGAAAAGCCAGCTCCTGTGATGGGAGAAATCAGCACCCTCATGGATGGCCATGTGCTTGTTACAAATATGGGTCAGGTAAAGGTCGGAAAATTGGACGAAAAAGGACAGTTCACAACCATGAGGAGGAAGAAGATACCAGAAAGAAAGACCAAACGAAAAATGGAGGAAGAGTCAGATGATGAGATGCATTTTGAGGAAGTGGAGAAAAAAAAGAGGAAAACCAATTCAAaagacaacaaaaacaaaacattagaTAACCAAACAGATGACAATGTTGATTCTGTATCAAGAATGGATATAACTGTGACAGATGAAGGTGAGCCAGCTGTGGAAAAAGTCAAGTCTGTTAAAGTTACATCTAAAAAGGGAAAGAAAGAGGAAATGGAAAATGTGTCCACAAAAACTGCGAAAAATAAAGGAGGGGAAAAAAGTTTGGTGAAAAAGTCTAAATTGAAAACGTCAAAGAAAGGTAAAGGCATAACCACATAA